CAGCAGTCGACCTGCCGCTGGGTACGCTGCAATCGGGCATCGGCAACTACAAGCCACGGGGCGTCGGCCACGTGACACTGGTCTCCAACGGCGGGCTCTATGTGATCCATCCCGACGCCGCCCAGCTCGGCAAACCGCTCGATGCGGCCCGCTACCCGGCCGGCTTCAAGGACGCCGTGGCAGCCGGGCGCAGCGTGGAGTTCGAGCGCGATGGCCTGCTGCATGTCTATCGCCCGGTGAAGATCGGCGACACCGGTCAGGCCTGGTCGCTGGGGCTGTCGGTGCCGATGGACGCCATCCTGGCTGACGCGCGCGCCGCCCGCAATCACGCCATCGTCGTCGGCGTGGCCGCCACACTGATCATCCTCGCCGTGCTCGCCACGCTGTTGGGCGTGCTGACCCGGCCGCTGGCGCGGCTGGCGCAGGCGATGGAGGAATTGTCGTCCGGCGAAGGCGACCTGACGCGCCGACTGGACGTGACGGCACGCGACGAGATCGGCCGCACCAGCGAGGCATTCAACCGCTTCGTCGGCAACCTGCAGACCATGTTCCGCGAGGTGCGTAAGCAGAGCGACCAAATCGCCGCCGCTTCGGTGCAACTGCGCCAGGGCGCCGGCCGGGTCGCCGAAGCCTCGCACCAGCAGGCGGAGGCGGCCACCGCCACGGCAGCCAGCGTGCAGCAGGTGACGGTCAGCATCCAGCACATCGCCGATTCCACCGACGATTTCCGCGATACCGCGCGCAGTGCCGGCCGCGATACGGCAGCCGGCCAGGGCCAGGTGGAACAGGTGGCACGCGAGATCGCCGAGATCGATGCCGCGATGCAGGCGCTGACGGCGACCATGGACCAGTTGGGCGAGCAATCGAGCCGCGTGAACCATATCGTGCAGGCGATCCGCGCCATCGCCGACCAGACCAACCTGTTGGCGCTGAACGCGGCCATCGAGGCGGCGCGCGCCGGTGAGCAGGGCCGCGGCTTCGCGGTGGTGGCCGACGAGGTTCGCCAGCTCGCCGAGCGTACTGGCCAGGCCACGGTGGAGATCGGCGGCATCGTCGGCGAGATCCAGCGCGAGATCACCACCGCCACCGACGGCATGCACGGCGCCCGTGGTCAGATCCAACAGGGCGTCGCGGCATCGCGCGATGCGGCGCAGGCACTGTCGGGCATCCGTGATCGCGCCGACAACCTGGTGGAGAACGTCGGCCATATCGCCGAGGCGACCCGTGAGCAGGCGGCCGCCAGCACCGACATTGCCCACCATGTCGAGCGCATCAGCGGCATGGCACAACAGAACGACGAAGCTGTGGCTCAGGTGGGCCGCGCGGTGGCGGACCTGGAAAACCTGTCGTCGCGGCTACGCGGCCTGGTCGAGCGCTTCCGCATCTAGCCAGCGGCGTCAAGGCGAAGCAGACCACAGCGGCAGCAAGGCAAACGCGCTATGCTGCGCCTTGTTGCCGCCTTTGCTTTCACGCCTCTTGCTTCGTCATAAATATTCCTACCTCGCCGTGCTGCTGGTGTGGCTACTACTGACCGCCGCCGTGCTCGCCGCCTACGCCGGCATTGCGCTCAACGCGGCGCAGGCACGCCACCAGGCGCTGCACCAGCAGCTGCAGGACCGCCTGTGGTACCAGTTCGCCAGTGCGGAAATGGCGCTGGAGAACTTCGCCGCCTTCCAGAGCAACCCGCGCAGCCGCTCGCTCGCCATCGACCGTACCTATGCGCGCAAGCTGCTGTCACGTTATCCACACCTCTACGGCCTGCAACTGATCCGGCGGGTGCCGGCCAGCGAACTCGACCGCTTCAGCCAGGCATTGCGTGAGCTGGGCGAGCCGGGCTTCACAGTGCACGCGGTCGATCGCAACGGCCGCACCGTGCCACTGGTGCAGCGCCGCGATTACCACCCCATTGTGTTCATGGAGCCGGCGCCGCCGCCGGGCGTCGACCTGCTCGGGCTCGACGTGACCGACCGGCTCAGCATTGCCGGCGCCAGCGGACCGCGCACCATCGCCACCAAGCCGTTCCGGCTGCTGGAAGGCGAGGATGGCTACGGCATGACCCGGCCAGCTGCCAGCTGGACCATTGATGGTGCGGGCCATCCACCGCTGCTGTGGGTGGGGCTCGTCATCAAGACCGCTGCAATGAAACCGGAGCTCGCCACGCTGCCGGTCGGCATGCAGGTGAGTGCCTGGCACGACGCTGATCGCCAGGCGCGGCTGTTCGACCTGGCCGCGCCGCAGGTCAGCGCCTTCGAGGCGCGCTGGTTTCCGCAGCTGACACTGGGCACGCGCATCGCCAGCGACAGCCAGCCCTACGTGCTGGAAACGCGCTGGCAACTCGGCTGGTCCGTGCTCGATCGATCGCTGCTCTACACACTGGGTGCAGTGCTGGGCCTGCTGCTGCTCACGCTGCTGACCGTGGTACGGCTGGTGCATGCGCGCCACGATGCCCGGGCGCGGGCGGCGGCGCAGCTGGCGCACCTCGCCACCCACGATGGCCTCACCGGCCTTGCCAATCGACGCCTGCTGGACGACGCCCTCGAGGGCAGCATCGCCAGCAGCACGCCGTGCACGCTGGTGTTCCTTGATCTCGACCGCTTCAAGCCAATCAACGACGAGCACGGCCACGATGCCGGCGATCATGTGTTGAAGACGGTCGCGCAGCGGCTGGCGCTGTGCGTGCGCGCCGACGACACACTGGCGCGCTGGGGCGGCGACGAGTTCGCGCTGCTACTGCCTGGCGAGATGAATGCAGCACGCGAACGCGAGCTGCTGCGCCGGCTGACACAGGCGCTGATGGAGCCGATCAGCTGGCAGCAGCACAAGTTCACGCTCGGCGCGAGCCTCGGCGTCGCCCACTATCCACAGGACGGCGCCACCGCCAAGGCGGTGCTGCAGGCGGCGGACGGCCGCATGTACCAGCACAAGGCGCTGCGCCGCGCCAATCCGCTGGCGCCACCGCCGACACCGCTGGAGCTGGCACGGGGCTGAGGCGCATCAACGATCAGGCCCCGCATCGCGGGGCCTGTCGGGTGATCAGCAGTGGAACTGCACGTTGTCGATCAGGCGAGTGCTGCCCAGTCGTGCCGCGATCAGGATCACCAGGTGGTGATCGGTATGGGTGGCCGGCTTCAACGTATCGGCATTGCGCGTCTCGACATAGTCGATCTCGTTCCAGCCGCGAATGCGCAGATCCATCACCACCTCGGCCGCGAGCTTGGCGTAGTCGCGCTCGCCGCCTTCGATCGCCCTCTTCATCCGCGACAGATGCCAGTAGAGCCGCGGCGCTTCCTTGCGCTCCTCGGCGCTGAGATAGCCATTGCGGCTCGATAGCGCCAAACCGTCCTCGGCGCGTCCGGTATCGACCGGCACGATCTCGATCGGCATGTTGAGATCGCTCACCATGCTCTGGATCACGAACAGCTGCTGGAAATCCTTCTTGCCGAAGCAGGCCACATCCGGCTGCACGATGTTGAAGAGCTTGGTCACCACCGTGGCCACGCCACGGAAATGCCCTGGGCGGAAAGCGCCGCACAACTCATCCTGGATGGCGGGTGGCTCGACCTTGTACTGCTGGATCACATGTGGATACAGCTCCTTCTCGTCCGGCGCGAACACCACGGCGTTGTCGCACTCGGCGGCGATCAGCGCGGCATCGTTCTCCAGCGTGCGTGGATAGCGGTCGAAATCCTCGCCCTGGCCAAACTGCAGGCGGTTGACGAACAGGCTGACCACCACGGCGTCGCCACGTTGCTTCGCTTCGCGCACCAGCGCGATATGGCCCGCATGCAGGTTGCCCATGGTCGGCACGAAGGCGACGCGCCCGGCGCTTTTGCGCCACTCGCGCAGCTCGGAAATGGTATGGATGATGCGCATTGCAGGTCTCAAGCTTGGGGAATGGGAGACGGCACCAGATCGAACGGCGCCTTGCGGTAGTTGCTGACCGACGAGATGGAATGCAAGTAGCTGACGAGCTCGGGCAAGGGCTGGGCATGGATGTCGGGGTACAGGCATTCACCGGCATGCTCCACCGGATAGGCCAGCCGCTCGACGCCGGGTGTGAATTGGGCATCGATCCCTGGACGGGTATTGCCGCGCGGATCGCAGCGATACCAGCCGTAGCCCGGCAGGGAGACGGCGACGAGGCCATGCAGGCAGTGCGGCGGCGTAGGGCCATCGACCGTCAGCCGCTGGTAACACAGGCCCGCGGGAATGCCGTTGGCGCGCAACAGCGCCACCAGCAGATGACTCTTGGCAAAACAGAAGCCGGTGCCGGTGGCCAGCGTTTCGCTGGCGCTCACCGGCACTTCCTCGCGGTTGAAATCGTTGCAGTGCCCGATCTCGTCGCGCACCCACTCGAACGCCGCCTGCGCGGTCGCTTCGACATCGTCGCGGTGCAGCGAGGCAGCCAGCCGGGCCACGTCCGGGTCGGTAAAGTCGAGCACCGCACTGGGCTGCAGATAGGCGTCGGTTTTCATCATTCCTCGCTCAACCAGCCCTGGCGGCCAGCCTCATTGAGTTCGGCCTCCAGTTCGGCCCAGAGTTCGGGAAACACCGGTGCGATGCGTATGCGGTTGAGCCGCAGCACCTGGGAGAGCTTCACGCCGTTCTCGCGCCAGCTGCGGCCGTGTTGCGCCAGATTGAGCAGGATGGGCATCAAGCGGTCGATCGCCTTGGCATAGCGCGCCTCCGGCGTCGCGCCATCCTCCATCTCATGCCATAGCGCCAGCAGCGTCGCCCCCTGCTCACCAGGCAGCAGGCCGAACAGCCGCTCGGCAGCGCGGGCTTCGCCTTCCTCGCGCGCGGCAATGGCGGCGGTGTCGTAGACATTGACGTCGCCGACCTCGACCTCCGGAATATCGTGCACCAGCAGCATGCGCAGCACGCGGTCGATGTCGATCTGGAACGCGGCCTGCTCGCGCAGCGTCAGCGCCAGCAGCGTAACCTGCCAGCTGTGCTCGGCCACATTCTCCAGCCGGTCCATGCCGACCGGCCGGCTCTTGCGGGTAACGCCTTTGAGGCCGTCGGTTTCCAGGATGAAACGGCGCACCGCCTGGAACGGCGTCGCGCCGGCCATCAGAAGCTGTGCTCGTCGGCCGGGAAGGTGGCCGCTTTCACTGCCTTCACATAGGCCTCCACGGCGGCCTGGATGCTCGACGCGCCCTGCATGAAGTTCTTCACGAAGCGCGCCTTCTTGCCGGGGAACACGCCGATGGCGTCATACAGCACCAGCACCTGACCATCGCAATCGACACCGGCACCGATGCCGATGGTCGGCACCGCCAGCGACGCGGTCACCGAGCGCGCCACGGCGGCAGGCACCATCTCCATCAACACCAGCGCAGCGCCAGCCGCCTGCACCGCCAGCGCATCGCGCTTGAGCACCTCGGCCTCAGTCTCGCTCTTGCCCTGCACCTTGAAGCCACCGTAGGCATTGACCGACTGCGGCTGGAAGCCGATGTGCTGGCAGACCGGAATGCCGCGCTGGGTAAGGAAATCGACGGTCTCGGCCATCACCATGCCGCCCTCCAGCTTGACCATCTCGGCGCCGGCCGCCATCAGCCTGGCGGCATTCTCGAACGCCTGCTGCGGCGAGCACTGGTAGCTGGCGAACGACATGTCGGCAATCACCAGTGCCTGTCTGGCACCGCGCGCCACACACTCGGTGTGGTAGATCATCTGTTCCAGCGTCACCGGCAGCGTGCTGCTGCGGCCCTGGATCACGTTGCCCAGCGAATCGCCGATCAGCAGCACGTCCACTCCGGCCTCGTCGAGCAAGGTGGCGAAACTGGCGTCGTAGCAGGTCAGCATGGCGATCTTCTGACCGTCCTGCTTCATCTTGGCGAGCGTGGAAAGCGTGGTTTTCATGGCGAGGTTCCCTGAAGGCACAGCGCATTCATGTTGCGCCGCAAGACGAGTGTAGCCGAGGCGGATAGCCGCGGTTTATAGGGGAAACAGCAATTGGTCCGCCACCTTGGGCAGCAGGCGCGCCACCATGCCGTGGCCGGGGATGGCGAGATCGGGGGCGATCTCGGCGAGCGGCACCAGCACGAAGGCGCGCTCGTGCATGCGCGGGTGCGGCAGCGTCAAGTCGGTGGTCTTCACCATCAGGTCGTCGTACAGCAGCAGATCGAGATCCAGCGTGCGCGGCGCGTTCTTGAAGGTGCGCATGCGGCCGAGCAAGGCCTCGATCGCGAACAGCGATTCCATCAGCGCATCGGGCGTCAGCTGGGTTTCCAGTTCGGCCACCGCGTTGACGAAATCAGGCTGCTCGGCAAAGCCCACCGGTGCGGACGAATACAGCCGCGAGTGCTTGACCAGCCAGCTTTGCGGCAGCAGCGCGATCAGCTCGAGCGCCCGCTCGAGCTGTACGACGGGGCGCCCCAGATTGGCGCCGAGCGCGATAAAGGCACGGGCCATGGCTGCGGCTCACTCCTCGCCAGCCGTGGCGACACCGGCAGCACGCGGCTTGCGGCGGCGCTTGCGCGGCTTCTTGTCGCTCTTGGCCGGGTTGCCAACGCGGGCGATCATCGCCAGCCGGGTGTCGCCGTCCACCATCTGGAACTGGGTCCACCATTCGGCCAGCTCGCCCTCGACCAGGCCGCACTCGGCGCGCAACAACAGGAAATCGTAACCGGCACGGAAACGCGGCTGCTCCAACAGGCGGAACGGCCGCTGGCCGACGCGTTGCTCGAAGCGCGGCTGCAGCATCCAGATCTCCTTCATCGCCGTGCCGTAGCGCTTCGGAATGGCCAGGCGCTTCTCGACCTTGGCCTCGACCTCGTTCATAGCGTCGACCAGCGCCGGCACCGGGTATTCGCCAGCGGCGGTCTGCTTCTGCCACAGCGCCTCGACCTCGTGCCACAGCAGCGAGGCGAACAGGAAACCGGCGGAGACCGGCTTGTCGCCGGCAATGCGCTCGTCGGTGTTGGCGAGTGCCTTCTGCAGGAAGGCCTTGGTCGCGGGCTCGGACAGGAGCTTGTCGAGCAGCGGGAACAACGGCTTGTGCAGCCCCTGCTCGCGCAGGCTCATCAGGCAATCCCACGCCTTGCCCGAGAACAGCAGCTTCATCATCTCGTCGAACAAGCGCGCCGACGGGATGTTCTCCAGCAGCGGCGCGAGTTCGGCGATCGGCTTTCGGGTCGGCGGGGTGATGGTCAGGCCGAGCTTGGCCGCGAGGCGCACCGCGCGCAGCATGCGCACCGGATCTTCGCGATAGCGCAGGCTGGGATCGCCGATCATGGCAAGCCGCTTGCCGGTGAGATCATCGACGCCGTGGTGGAAGTCGAGGATCTCCTCGCGGCTGGGATCGTAGTACAGCGCGTTGACGGTGAAATCGCGGCGCGCGGCGTCTTCCTCGATGTTGCCGTAGACATTGTCGCGCAGTATGCGGCCGGTGGCATCGGTCGGGGCATCGGAAGCGCCGCGGAACGTCGTCACCTCGATGATCTCTTCCTCGCCGTGCTCCCAGAACGGCACGTGCACGATGCGAAAGCGCCGGCCTATGATGCGCGCCCGGTGGAACACGTGCTTCACCTGCTCGGGCGTGGCATTGGTCGCCACGTCGAAATCCTTGGGATGCTTGCCAAGGATCAGGTCGCGCACCGCGCCGCCGACGACATAGGCTTCAAAGCCCGCGTCCTGCAAGCGATCGCACACCTTGAGCGCCCCGTGGTGGATGTGCTCGCGGCGCACGCCGTAATGCTTGGCGTGCAACACCTGGCGACCAGGGCGACGCAGTACCTTGCCGATCAGCTTGCGTATCATCGTGGGTGGAGTGGGGAAGGACACTGGTAAAAACCGGCCATTATACAGATCGCGTCGGAAAACCTGCGGTGGACCCCCAAGGTCAGCGTCACCCGGCTGTCGGCATGCCGCCGCGCCCGGCCTAACCCGCTGTACGGGCGGCTTGCCGCTCAAGCTGTCACTGCCGCCCACCCAGGCTCGCGTGGTGAACTGGTGACCACACAGCCACAGGATAGTCCGATGCGCACGTTCCGCTACCTTCTCCTCAATGTCTTCAGCGAAAGCCATTTCGCCGGCAATCCGCTCGCCGTGTTTCCCGCGGCGCATGGGCTGACCGACACCGAGATGCAGCAGCTGGCCCAGCAGCTCAACCTGTCCGAGACCACCTTCGTCACCGCGCATGCCAGCGCCGACGCCGCCGTGCGCATCTTCACACCGAACTACGAGCTGCCGTTCGCCGGCCACCCTACGCTCGGCACCGCCTGGGCGGTGGCGCAGGGCCGGGCGGATGTCACGCTGGCGATGCCGGCCGGCCTCATCCCGGTGCGCCTCGATGGCGACGTGGCCACGCTCACCGCGCAACCGCCGCGCTATCGCGACGCCACGCCGACCGCCGAGATCGCCACCGCGCTGCGCCTGCCAGCCTCAGCCTTCGCCGGCACGCCACGCTGGGTGAACACCGGCACCGAGCAGCTGGTGGTGCCGCTGGCCAGCGCGGAGGCGGTCAGCGCCTGCGCGCCAACGGTCGCCGCGTTCGAAGCGGTGGCCACCAATGCCGTGGGCGTGGCGCAGATGCTGGTGTGGGCGCGCGATGGCGCCGATATCGTCGCCCGCTTCTTCTGGGTGCAATACGGCGCGATCGGAGAGGACTACGGTACCGGCTCCGCCGGCGCCAACCTCGCCGGTTGGCTGCTCGGCGAGGCCACGCCGCTGCCATTCATGGCGACCATGATCCAGGGCCGCGGCATTGGGCGCCTTGCCCATGTGCGGGTCTTGATCGACGCCGATCGCGCGATCCGTGTCGGTGGTCGGGTGGTGCAAGTGGGCGAAGGGGCGTTGACGCTGCCTGATTGAGGTTGCCGCGCTGCAGCAAATGGAACTGTTGCCGGTTGGGCGAAGTCACTCGGGTCTTTATACTTCGCCTTTTCCCGCCTCCATGTTCCCGCCTGCCATGAAGTTCGCCCCTCTCGTCATCGCCGTCGCCGCCGCGCCGCTGATCACCCATGCCTTCACTCCCCAGGTGCCGGAGATCGCCGCCAAATCGTATTACCTGTTCGACTACCAGAGCGGCGCCGTGCTGGCGGCAGATGATGCCAACGCGCGCGTCGAGCCCGCTTCGCTGACCAAGCTGATGACCGCCTATCTCACGTTCAAAGCGGTGAAGGAAGGCAAGCTCAAGCTCGACCAGCAGCTCACCGTGTCAGAAAAGGGCTGGAAGACCGAGGGCTCGCGCATGTTCCTCGACCCCAAGGTGCCAGCCAAGGTGGACGACCTGATCAAGGGCATGATCGTGCAGAGCGGCAACGATGCCTGCGTGACGCTGGCCGAGGCCATTGCCGGCAGCGAGGAAGTGTTCGCCCAGCTGATGAACCGCGAGGCCAAGCGCCTGGGCCTGTCCGGCAGCCATTTCACCAACTCCACCGGCCTGCCCGACCCCAACCTCTATACCACGACAACTGACCTCGGGAAGCTCGCCGCCGCCATCATCCGCGACTTCCCCGAGTTCTATCCGATCTACTCGATGAAGGAATTCTCGTACAACAACATCAAGCAGCCCAACCGCAACCTGCTGCTGTACCGCGATCCCTTCGTCGATGGCCTCAAGACCGGGCACACCAACTCCGCCGGCTTCAACCTCGTTGCCTCCACCCACCGCGACGAACGCCGTTTGATCTCGGTGGTGGTCGGCACCGCCAGCGAGCAGATGCGTGCCGCTGAATCGGCCAAGCTGTTGAACTGGGGCGTGCAGTTCTTCGAGACCCCACGCCTCTACGAAGCCAAGAAGGCCATCGCCACCGTGCCGGTATGGAAAGGTGCGGCCGACGAAGTGAAGGCCGGTTTTCTCGACAACCGTTACATCACGCTACCGCGCGGCGACGCCAAGAAGCTCAAGCTCGACTTCACCAGCAACCAGCCCTTGATCGCGCCGATCCAGCTCGGGCAGCAGATCGGCACACTCAAGGTCAGCGTCGAGGGCAAGGCCATCGGCACCTATCCGGTGGTGGCGCTGGAAAAGGTCGAGCAAGCGGGCATCTTCGGCCGCGCCTGGGACAGCATCCGGCTGTGGTTCAACAAGCTGTTCGGCTGATGCCGCTTTGCCTCTGAGCATGCCACTTTGTCGGCTGCGCGACGCAGCGGCTTACCGTACCTCACGTACTGTCTCGCCGCTGCTTGCTGGCCTTCGCGTGTCACGCCCGGATGCTGCGCGGAATACCCCAGACCGGCCAATGGTGCTGCCTCCGCGTTCGTGTACCAGCCGCCTGACACGGCCCTTGCCGGTGCGGAACTCGCTCCGGTGGCCAGTTGGCGAACCGCAGATGCCTGAGGTCACGGGTTCGGCGCTAAACTGGAAGCCCATCGCCTAGGAGATGCCCATGCTCGAGATGCGCCCCGGCTGCGAATGCTGTGACCGTGATCTGCCTGCCGATGCGGCTGGCGCCATGATCTGCTCGTTCGAATGCACGTTCTGCGTCGATTGCGCGACCGGCGTGCTATCCGGTATCTGCCCCAACTGTGGCGGCGAGCTGGTGGCCCGGCCGCGCCGGCCCACCGCCAAGCTTGCCAACAACCCCGCCTCGACCGCGCGCACCTACAAGCCGGCCGGCTGCGCCACGCACTGAGCCTGGCCATGGATGCTGCCCCCACGCTCACCGCCTTTCTCAACGGCCGCTTTGCGCCGCTTGCCGAGCTGCAGGTGTCGGTGCTGGACCGCGGCTTTTTGTTTGGCGACGGCGTGTACGAGATGATCCCGGTTTACGCGCGCCGGCCGTTCCGCCTGGCCGAGCACTTGCGCCGGCTGCAACGCAGCCTGACCGCCATCTCGCTCCCCAATCCGCACAGTGATGCCGAATGGACGGCCATCGTCGAGCAGCTCGTCGCTGCTCAGCCGTTCGATGACCAGTCGATCTACCTGCAGGTGACGCGCGGCGCGGCCTATCCGCGCAACCACGTCTTTCCCGCCGAAACGACGCCCACGGTGTTCGCCTTCGCCGATCCGCTGACGCCGCCGGCACGCGAAGCGGTCGAGCTGGGCGTCACCGCGATCTCGATTCCCGACATCCGCTGGGGCCGTTGCGATGTGAAGGCCATCTCGCTGCTCGCCAATGTGCTGGCCAAGCAGGCTGCGGTGGCGGCAGGCGCGGCGGAAACCGTGCTGTTCCGTGACGGCTGGCTCACCGAAGGCGCAGCCAGCAATCTCTTCGTGGTGCAGCACGGAGTGATTGCCACGCCCGCACCCTCGAACCGCATGCTCACCGGCATCACCTACGACGTGGTGATCGAGCTCGCCCAGGCACATGGCCTGCCGCTGCAGGTCCGCGACGTAAGCGAGGTGGAAATACGCGGCGCCGACGAGCTATGGCTCACGTCGTCGTCCAAGGAAATACTCGCCATCGTCGCCCTCGACGGCGC
This region of Chitinolyticbacter meiyuanensis genomic DNA includes:
- a CDS encoding methyl-accepting chemotaxis protein, encoding MAALKDRSLRAKVLVAAALAVATGFTVMIALIAVKIQSGATADGIALTHKEAEDYATRVSDYFALGYTLPQHLVQVVQAQQQGAAPPERAVVSRQIMALLAGFPGASGLWMVWEPNAFDGKDDQFRLDWPLHDPSGRYTPYVIRNGGKIEQAPLAASDEVPKFEQYREHPQDYKPQYEAAGWGDFYYTPKQRNRDTVTEPYPYEVGSEKVLMSSLVSVIRKDNALVGVAAVDLPLGTLQSGIGNYKPRGVGHVTLVSNGGLYVIHPDAAQLGKPLDAARYPAGFKDAVAAGRSVEFERDGLLHVYRPVKIGDTGQAWSLGLSVPMDAILADARAARNHAIVVGVAATLIILAVLATLLGVLTRPLARLAQAMEELSSGEGDLTRRLDVTARDEIGRTSEAFNRFVGNLQTMFREVRKQSDQIAAASVQLRQGAGRVAEASHQQAEAATATAASVQQVTVSIQHIADSTDDFRDTARSAGRDTAAGQGQVEQVAREIAEIDAAMQALTATMDQLGEQSSRVNHIVQAIRAIADQTNLLALNAAIEAARAGEQGRGFAVVADEVRQLAERTGQATVEIGGIVGEIQREITTATDGMHGARGQIQQGVAASRDAAQALSGIRDRADNLVENVGHIAEATREQAAASTDIAHHVERISGMAQQNDEAVAQVGRAVADLENLSSRLRGLVERFRI
- a CDS encoding diguanylate cyclase domain-containing protein, with the translated sequence MLRHKYSYLAVLLVWLLLTAAVLAAYAGIALNAAQARHQALHQQLQDRLWYQFASAEMALENFAAFQSNPRSRSLAIDRTYARKLLSRYPHLYGLQLIRRVPASELDRFSQALRELGEPGFTVHAVDRNGRTVPLVQRRDYHPIVFMEPAPPPGVDLLGLDVTDRLSIAGASGPRTIATKPFRLLEGEDGYGMTRPAASWTIDGAGHPPLLWVGLVIKTAAMKPELATLPVGMQVSAWHDADRQARLFDLAAPQVSAFEARWFPQLTLGTRIASDSQPYVLETRWQLGWSVLDRSLLYTLGAVLGLLLLTLLTVVRLVHARHDARARAAAQLAHLATHDGLTGLANRRLLDDALEGSIASSTPCTLVFLDLDRFKPINDEHGHDAGDHVLKTVAQRLALCVRADDTLARWGGDEFALLLPGEMNAARERELLRRLTQALMEPISWQQHKFTLGASLGVAHYPQDGATAKAVLQAADGRMYQHKALRRANPLAPPPTPLELARG
- the panC gene encoding pantoate--beta-alanine ligase, which produces MRIIHTISELREWRKSAGRVAFVPTMGNLHAGHIALVREAKQRGDAVVVSLFVNRLQFGQGEDFDRYPRTLENDAALIAAECDNAVVFAPDEKELYPHVIQQYKVEPPAIQDELCGAFRPGHFRGVATVVTKLFNIVQPDVACFGKKDFQQLFVIQSMVSDLNMPIEIVPVDTGRAEDGLALSSRNGYLSAEERKEAPRLYWHLSRMKRAIEGGERDYAKLAAEVVMDLRIRGWNEIDYVETRNADTLKPATHTDHHLVILIAARLGSTRLIDNVQFHC
- a CDS encoding transglutaminase-like domain-containing protein, with translation MMKTDAYLQPSAVLDFTDPDVARLAASLHRDDVEATAQAAFEWVRDEIGHCNDFNREEVPVSASETLATGTGFCFAKSHLLVALLRANGIPAGLCYQRLTVDGPTPPHCLHGLVAVSLPGYGWYRCDPRGNTRPGIDAQFTPGVERLAYPVEHAGECLYPDIHAQPLPELVSYLHSISSVSNYRKAPFDLVPSPIPQA
- a CDS encoding HD domain-containing protein, with protein sequence MAGATPFQAVRRFILETDGLKGVTRKSRPVGMDRLENVAEHSWQVTLLALTLREQAAFQIDIDRVLRMLLVHDIPEVEVGDVNVYDTAAIAAREEGEARAAERLFGLLPGEQGATLLALWHEMEDGATPEARYAKAIDRLMPILLNLAQHGRSWRENGVKLSQVLRLNRIRIAPVFPELWAELEAELNEAGRQGWLSEE
- the panB gene encoding 3-methyl-2-oxobutanoate hydroxymethyltransferase, whose protein sequence is MKTTLSTLAKMKQDGQKIAMLTCYDASFATLLDEAGVDVLLIGDSLGNVIQGRSSTLPVTLEQMIYHTECVARGARQALVIADMSFASYQCSPQQAFENAARLMAAGAEMVKLEGGMVMAETVDFLTQRGIPVCQHIGFQPQSVNAYGGFKVQGKSETEAEVLKRDALAVQAAGAALVLMEMVPAAVARSVTASLAVPTIGIGAGVDCDGQVLVLYDAIGVFPGKKARFVKNFMQGASSIQAAVEAYVKAVKAATFPADEHSF
- the folK gene encoding 2-amino-4-hydroxy-6-hydroxymethyldihydropteridine diphosphokinase; its protein translation is MARAFIALGANLGRPVVQLERALELIALLPQSWLVKHSRLYSSAPVGFAEQPDFVNAVAELETQLTPDALMESLFAIEALLGRMRTFKNAPRTLDLDLLLYDDLMVKTTDLTLPHPRMHERAFVLVPLAEIAPDLAIPGHGMVARLLPKVADQLLFPL
- the pcnB gene encoding polynucleotide adenylyltransferase PcnB, encoding MIRKLIGKVLRRPGRQVLHAKHYGVRREHIHHGALKVCDRLQDAGFEAYVVGGAVRDLILGKHPKDFDVATNATPEQVKHVFHRARIIGRRFRIVHVPFWEHGEEEIIEVTTFRGASDAPTDATGRILRDNVYGNIEEDAARRDFTVNALYYDPSREEILDFHHGVDDLTGKRLAMIGDPSLRYREDPVRMLRAVRLAAKLGLTITPPTRKPIAELAPLLENIPSARLFDEMMKLLFSGKAWDCLMSLREQGLHKPLFPLLDKLLSEPATKAFLQKALANTDERIAGDKPVSAGFLFASLLWHEVEALWQKQTAAGEYPVPALVDAMNEVEAKVEKRLAIPKRYGTAMKEIWMLQPRFEQRVGQRPFRLLEQPRFRAGYDFLLLRAECGLVEGELAEWWTQFQMVDGDTRLAMIARVGNPAKSDKKPRKRRRKPRAAGVATAGEE
- a CDS encoding PhzF family phenazine biosynthesis protein; this encodes MRTFRYLLLNVFSESHFAGNPLAVFPAAHGLTDTEMQQLAQQLNLSETTFVTAHASADAAVRIFTPNYELPFAGHPTLGTAWAVAQGRADVTLAMPAGLIPVRLDGDVATLTAQPPRYRDATPTAEIATALRLPASAFAGTPRWVNTGTEQLVVPLASAEAVSACAPTVAAFEAVATNAVGVAQMLVWARDGADIVARFFWVQYGAIGEDYGTGSAGANLAGWLLGEATPLPFMATMIQGRGIGRLAHVRVLIDADRAIRVGGRVVQVGEGALTLPD
- a CDS encoding D-alanyl-D-alanine carboxypeptidase family protein, which produces MKFAPLVIAVAAAPLITHAFTPQVPEIAAKSYYLFDYQSGAVLAADDANARVEPASLTKLMTAYLTFKAVKEGKLKLDQQLTVSEKGWKTEGSRMFLDPKVPAKVDDLIKGMIVQSGNDACVTLAEAIAGSEEVFAQLMNREAKRLGLSGSHFTNSTGLPDPNLYTTTTDLGKLAAAIIRDFPEFYPIYSMKEFSYNNIKQPNRNLLLYRDPFVDGLKTGHTNSAGFNLVASTHRDERRLISVVVGTASEQMRAAESAKLLNWGVQFFETPRLYEAKKAIATVPVWKGAADEVKAGFLDNRYITLPRGDAKKLKLDFTSNQPLIAPIQLGQQIGTLKVSVEGKAIGTYPVVALEKVEQAGIFGRAWDSIRLWFNKLFG
- a CDS encoding DUF1272 domain-containing protein, which encodes MLEMRPGCECCDRDLPADAAGAMICSFECTFCVDCATGVLSGICPNCGGELVARPRRPTAKLANNPASTARTYKPAGCATH